ATAGGTCTTAGAGTAACCGAACTGTTTTGCTACATGATCTATAGCTACAGGGTTGTACGAGTTTCTTTTTTTACTACTTTTGTTCATTGCCTTATTAGTTGCGTTATTAGAAAATGTTTAATATTTCGTTTTTAGTACAACAAATATATTAAGATATATTCTAATAAAACAAATAATAAGTAAGATATATTCTAATTTCTATATGGGAACACTCGAAAGAATTAAGCAATTTATTGATTCAAAAGGTATTACGAATCAGAAGTTTGAGAAGGAAGTTGGTTTTTCAAATGGCGCTTTTTCATCCCAATTGAAAAACAACAGGACCATAGGAGTAGATAAATTAGAAAATATCTTAAAAAAATATCCTGAATTAAATCCAATTTGGGCTCTTACAGGAAATGGAGATATGTTAAACATGGAATCTCTTTCTGAAGATAACATTGTCACATATGGAGAAAAAGATAAAAAAAGAGAGATACAAAATATACCATTGTATTCTATTACTGCCAGTGCCAGTATTTTAGAGCTTTTCTCTGATCACAACCGAACAATTCCTATTGATTACATCAGAATACCAAACTTACCCAAATGTGATGGCGCTATTTACATAACCGGAGATAGCATG
This genomic interval from Pseudopedobacter saltans DSM 12145 contains the following:
- a CDS encoding S24 family peptidase, giving the protein MGTLERIKQFIDSKGITNQKFEKEVGFSNGAFSSQLKNNRTIGVDKLENILKKYPELNPIWALTGNGDMLNMESLSEDNIVTYGEKDKKREIQNIPLYSITASASILELFSDHNRTIPIDYIRIPNLPKCDGAIYITGDSMYPLLKSGDMVFYKNILNKDNIIWGEMYVLYIDNDGDEYFFTKYLQKSERPGYVKCVSQNQHHQPVEFPIGSIKALAIVKASLRVNSQI